The DNA sequence tttatagcaatagaacccaatattttgagggccttgaaaaatcagtcaaaatccagtataacagccgagagcaaagggggttgcttcagtgaaaatggctgggagttaatgagttaatcagcAGAGGTTTtgagcagaattttttttttgacctgtCATGTCTAATTAGTGAGAGAAATTGCAACATGTTGGAAGTGAGACAAATTTAGGCACATCAGAGTTCAACACAGTACGTATATGTGTTGGATTAGCTAGTTGAAAGCGTGTGTCGTGATTGGGTGCTGTATATCTTGTATGTTTATATCTACATAATGTGTGTGTTTCGGTATGAACCCCCTCTTGGAGAGAAGTCTTGAGATAAGTGAACAAAGAGCGAAGGATGATTAATCCCAGGCGAAGAGATAAGAGAATCCTCACTAGAGATGAATGAACGGACGCAAAGTGCGCGGCGGTGCCGCCCGCCAGCCTTGTGACTCATCCCGCGAGTCTTGCACGCCGGCACGCACGCCAGCGGAGCTTTTCAAGGTGTTTGCCGCTTCCCGCCGGCCCCGTGTGCACGTGTGACAAAAGGGATCTTGCCGGCAGCCTGCGATGGCCCTCGCTGATAGTGctcaccgtgtgtgtgtgtgtgtgttgcagtgtTGCATCAGGCGGTGATTGATGGTGTGTGTTAAAGGGAGCCGGAGTCACAGTCACGGCTGAGAGACTTCTCATTGTGCTGAGAGCAGCACTATTACACACACGCGTGCATTCAAAGCAGCCTGCAACCCGCCCTTGGGTgtaaattatgcattttatttattgtttggaaGAATATATCTTaaattgtaatcataattatttgATAATATGTGatataatattacatttctgaagggttttatttgaaaataatacaaataaacacataCACAACCTCACCTGAAATCGGTAATATTAGAACACAACTTAAatcatgcactctaaaaacaaaattgggtcaaaagtaattcaattatgaatcaaaaatgaaccgatccactttatgggtcaatttgacccaactctctgggttgttttatacaaaatgacccaaaatgaCCCAAGAAAAGGagctgaccaatatttatgagttgttttacactaaaaggcCCATTgatgactcaaagttgggtcaaattgacccaagtagaggattggtccattttttacccataggtgggttgtttttagagtgtgttaaaagtctaaaaacagttgggtcaaaaataaaccaaattgggtcaaaaatagaccaaccaaactttttgggttattcaattaacccagaGCTCTTTATTTAACCaatacagttgggtcaaaagaatAACCAACAAAACCtgaaaattgggttgctttgttttgggttattaatataatttgacccgactttttgggttaaataactaaaaaagttggtttgattcattttgacacaatTCAATAGGGTTGTTCAATTTAACCAAAAggttgggttaaatgaataacccacaaaacaatacttgggttgctttgtggtttATTAATTTCAGTGGGTTGGACaattcttgacccaatttgggttattgaCTAGTAGACACTTAACTGTTTAGATGCCTTTAATCAACTTTACAGATTTTCAACTTgttaaaggtgtttttttttaatatatatatttttaaataattaacagTAGGCATCTTTGTGttcaaatgcaaacaaacacagcagGGAGGCTCAGCAAAACATCTTAGAAATTTGAATGAATACTTCAACAAATAAATAGCTCCCTTAAGTTTCCTAGAGTAAATAAAAGTTTCACAAAATGGCAATAAAATCTAATCTTTCACTTATCTTTGTTgtaagtatataaaaaaaatgtacaggaaCTTTAAGAAATGTCACATATTGGCACCGATAATTCGGcgaaccctaatatatatataatgaaattAACACCGCCCAACGCATGACGACCCTAGATGGAAAAGGAGCAAGGTGCACCTTTCTGAAGACGAAAGGTTCCTCGTTGTAGGCGGGGTTGAGCCCGTTGTTCATCACCATGCGCGTGCGGAACTCTTTCCGGATGGTGTCGGTCGGCAGGCCGTACATGTCCACCTCCACGTACGTGCCGATCTTCTTGTCCGACAGGAACTGGCCCGAGAACACCTGTGCCGGCAAGGACAAAGGATTGGCCATTCACGATATTCAAATTACCAAACGTAAACGAGTGAAAATATGTCTGGATCAGTGCAGGCCTAATGTTACGCtcgtatacagtacagtataaatcGGCAAGTGGTATATTCGGATAATGTCAAGCTGATATCAACTGGGTGCATCCGATCTGCACttttaagcccttttcacactgcacttagcaaggCACGGTGTGCCGTCGTCAAAACCCAACGGCATACATTGGATCAGGTTTGATGTCTGACCTGCACACTGCACGTGGCGGCGATGACGCCATCCACCGGCGTCTCCGAGAAGGGATCAAACATCCGGTCGGAGCGCCGCATGAAGTCGGGCTTCAGCAGGTACCTGATGCGCACAATAATGGAAAAATCAATGAAATGATATGTGCACCTGTGTCCCATTAGACATAATGGTGGTTTTGGCAAAAGCCACACGACCTCCTTGTATATTACACATATTACATTTCCAGCATTAGTAGTGAGTCCTCAGGGTGAGAGGGGGCGGTACGGATGAGGACGAGACAGATGACTTCTCCGAAAACCACTTACAGGCCCTGGGGAGCGCGAGGCGGCGGCTACCGTCGCCAACGGCAACCGCTAATGAGATGTGACAAGCTTTAAGTGATGAGAGAGGAAGGAGATGCTCTCACCCGCAGGATCCGTTGTACTCAAACTTTCCCTGGTTCAGCTGCATGGACAGATCTgacgaagacgaggaggagggaaaaacacacagacaaatCAAAAGCATAGAAAAGCTTCAGAAGGCGCTCATCCTCTCGTGCCAGCGCCTCCGGCCTCGCACATGGCCAGCTGCAGGAGGCGCCATATGTCTGATGGGCCTTTAGCCTCGGGTGACGGGGCAACAGCTGCTTTACAACAGGCTCGCGCCCACCATACAGGCAGACAGTCAAGCGCGATGTGCGAAAGGAGACGTCCATCTTGTCATCCATTTTACAGAGTGGAGCTATttttataaacgtcaaaaattcatttgaactatttctattagtttaacattttttttcaattttttaacaagagtatgaaaacctagattttttttaatcttttttttttttttttttttttttagaaaagattattaaaaattaggggcgtcaggcaattaaatttttttcttcttcaatagttaactcacgattaatcacaaattttacatctgttctaaatgtacatatattttttctaggttttcatactcttgttagcaaaactgggaaaaaaaatgttaagttaatagaaatagttcaaatgaattttttacgtctatagccatcaatggcagtgaatgagttcatatcggctccaaatattggttatcagcCTCAATTGATCGACATTGGCCCTGAATTTGTCTCTCTCTAACGTGGACATCACTTATATAGCAATTATCTAGACACTATATAAGTCAATAAATACAATAgccatatatataaaacaataaagcCTATTGACCGcaatgaagaaaatgttttgcttggtgatttttttccaaaaattgcAGCTTTTGCGATTTGAAAACTACAAtgtcgatttgaatttgattaattgttccaCCTTACCTGAcacgcatgtttttggaatgtgcatGGGAACAATCTGGACTGCTGATTTTCAATGACTTCCTATGGGATCAATTGCTTCAAAAtacactatgaaaaaaaaaaaacgttaaaccgAGCGTGTCATCTCCGCATCACAGAACTTTAAATTCTTTGGAACATTTCATCCATCCCGCGTCTTTAATTAATCGTCAAGAGAGTGTATTTTTAGAacccgtgtgtgcgtgcgtgtgagtgaggTCGACAGGGGCCCCGCGTGGCGTGATGCGGTACCTGGGGTCTGGAAGTTGAGCGAGACCATCTGGCAGCCGGCGTTCCAGAAGATCTGAGGCATGTAATTACTGGAGTCCACTCGGCCCCCTTTGGGGTAGATACGGCTCATCTGACGCTTGTTGTAGCTGCGCTCAGGCTCAGGAAAGACAcggcacatgtgtgtgtgtgcgtgtgttcatcATATGCACCGCAGGACTATTTTTAGTGTGAACAGCTTGGGTCAAGCAGTCCCTTTGGAGgaagagcgtgtgtgtgtgtggttgtatGTGAGCGCAACACGGGTCACAATTTATTAGGAAAAAGCACAACGGACTTTTCCATTATAACATGTTTTCGGTGATCCAACATTATCCCAGCGAACTAACCCAGAATCCAAAGGATACTTGACAAATTCAATGGCGTTGGTCTTCAGGTAGCCGAGGCCCACCGACTCGTTGAAAGACGACATGTTGTGGTGGATGTTTTTCTCTAAAgaggataataaaaaaatttttttaaagataatttgtGAATTTGTTGTATTCtatgaaggaccaaaactgccaacattctaaataaataaatgactaaaagtgaaaataaaaacggatataaaaaaatatataatttgaaaattaaatcccaaaaaataaatataaatggaaaaaacaacaacaacaaaaacatatttatacacataaataaatacatttgtattaatttttttgaattaaataaataaatcactaaataaataagtaaatgactaaaagtgaaaataaaaacgaatataaaaaaaatatttaaaaattaaatacaaatgtatatatatatatatgcgtatatatatatatatatatatttgtttttatttctatttctatttattttgttggatttaaattcagtttttttatatccgttttattttcactagttttaatcatttatttattttgaattttggcagttttggtcctccatagtagtCACCCCTACTAGTCAAAACATAACATTATGGGAATTTTTCTTGTTAATATTATGTTTATGAAATTTGAATCAAGCAGCAAAACACACCTGTTTGTATTCACCTCAGGgcgacggccattttgtcacttgctgtcgatgaaaaatgacatcacagttgctcagaagtaacgaccaatcatggctcacctgttttctgagcttggtcatgtgacattcgcaagctgagccgtaattggtcgttacctcagCCTGAGCAACTGcattttcagtcggcagcaggtgacaaaatggccaccccttaaaattttggggttgacttcctctttaagagATAAACACAATCTCACCCTCAGCCACATCGAAACTTTGGAACTTGACAGGCTGCGCGTAGTTGACCATGGCGGAGAGGAACGGGTGGATGTTGGTGGTGGCGCCCACGTACGTGTACTGCGCAATCAGAGCCTCCTCCAAGTCCTCGGAGCCTTCGCCGCCCTGATTAAAGGCACAAAGCGGATCAGGCTGGTCCGGATGTGGCTGACGCCACACACTAACCTTCTTGTTGTTGTCCGGATCGGACGCCTCGGAGATATCCGTCGCGTCGGCGGCTTCCGTAGCTTCGGATATCTCCGTCGTCTCGTCTTCAGGCACCTGGAACCCGAGGCCACGGCAAAGTATGAAGTAACACAATGACGGATGTGGTCTCGTGAAAGGGGGTCAATCTCACCTTCTTGATACTGTTGCTGCGCTCTTCCACTTTCTTGGTGCTCACGGCGTTAGGTTGAGAGTCACTGTTGGCCTCTTTGTCACTGGTCGCCTCCGACAGGCTGCTGGGTGCCTCCGAGGTCACGTCCTTATCTTCTGGCTCCTTTTCTCCTGCGGGgagttttttgtttgcatttattaGCAAATTTTGGTTGTTGTGATTACGAGTTGTGGTGGGACAGACGTCTAACCGTTCTCCGTGTCGTCCTCCTCTCCCATGATGATGGCCGTGGTGTTGGTCTCTCCCGCCTCCATGTGCTTCTTGAAGGCCTCCAGTTGTTCTGTAAGacacataaaaaacacacaataaaccACAAGATGTGCTCTAAAttaggggtctgcaacctgcggcacTGGGGCCACATAAAGCTCTTTAGTTCTGCTCCGGTGACTCCCTGTGGAtctcaaaaaaatataaataataatttagtattgtaattattctaattttttttgtttacatatatttattcatattttttgattaaatattctttaaatgaactaatgattaaataaaaacaaatattttaaaaagtcacagtccaaatttttaattggCACTAAAAAAGGAGATGCAAGGTagatgaaaacatttaaaaaattgtctaaaaatgtccaaaaagtgactataaaatgtccaaaagggaagaggaaaagcagaaatcaccataaaatgtccatgaaattgccaaaaatgtaagagaaattcttttttttttttaaaggcagaaaagaaaacgttcaaaaagtaaaaataaaatgtccaaaaaacaaaagaagaaatcacaaaagttgccataaaatgttgacaaaactgcatatttttgttttggtgtagctctaattagcttttgggcccttcatcacaatcttcaaatgttctgcagctccagacagatgttttgttatttatttggcctcaaatggctcttttgacaaagAAGGTTGCTGACCCGTGCTCTAAATGAAGCCACATTCTACATCTGGTGTACTTACTCTGCTCCACTTCCGGTTTCAAGCGCTTGTTTTTGATGAGGATTTTTCGTTTGAGGTCATTCGGCGAGGGCAAGGGGCGACCAGATTCGATCTACGAAAGGGAATGGTCGACCGTTGGAAATGGAGCGAGTGGCCAAAGTGGTTCTGAAGGAAGGAGAAGTTACCGGAAAGTTGTCCAGGGGCTGCTTCTGAAGAAAGTCGCCAAAGATCTCCTCGCAATACTTTGCCATTTTGTACTGTTGTGGTTTACTGGACACACAGAAACAGACGGGCTAATACAGAATCCACAGCGCTTTACTAAAACTTTATTGGTATTGACAtgcaaggaaaaaaatcattcgATCCATTCTGGATACTTCCAAATAcctgcagtggttctcaaaggATAAAATAACCGGCAACTCTGTGGTGACGAAGGCCGTGTCCTTGATGGCTTGGATTACATCCTGCAGATGCAACAACACACTTTTAACACAAGAGGGCGCCCACACACCATGTTAAAGTGGCGCTCACCTTGAACAGGATGTCGGTGCACATGGCCTTGCCGTGAGTGATGATGGGCTCCTGGTCCTCTCCTTTGCCGTCCCAGCAGTCCAGCTCAACGCATCTGACGCACACAATCAACATCTGCATACTGAGCCCATAATGTGCATTCCTGTATTTACTAACTAACTACCTGCATCCCGAGAGCAGGGCCTGCCGATACATCTCCACCGACGACTTGCCGCCGAACTGCCGGCCCGTCAGGTAGGAGTTGTGGGACGAGCTGATGAAGTAGTGGGCCAGCGGCTGGTCCATGTCCTGGTACAGCTCCAGGCGGTCCAGGAACACCGGCGCGTTCTCGTCCGACATCAGGTAGCGGCAGAAACCGTCGCTGGACATGTGGCCTTGGAGATTAGAGCATTGGAATGGTGAGAACTCCTAAAAAGTcatttgtcattcatttttcattataactttatttaaacttttataCAGCAAGGGCATTTTAATTAGAAAGACTAcataatatattataaataaattcatatcATTAAACACTTCAATTAACATTAGTTTACAATTTATATAGtttacaatttatatatatatatatatatatatatatatatataaaatacatataatgtatttattttttatgcttacctacattattaatttaataattaatatatgcttgtaattaatcattatttacTAAGTGTGTCAAATTTGACACGGACAGCAAAATCAAtgtagaaacaaaaaatatgttattttataatgatgtacataatataataatatcgGTACTCACGCCAATCAGGAAAAAGAATGAAGAAGAATagaaatttgccattaatttcatgcaattttaaggaaaatgttgTATTGGAATGTATAggtgtttctttaaaattatcttttattgtatttttggggaaattttatgtatcaaaagtgctaatggtatcggtgactaatcAAGAGTAGAGTACTTGGTCTGGTatctgtctgaaaaaaagtggtaccgTATCTATGATTAACACGATTTAAAATTtgaacattaataataatacatttaaataacacTGATTATGTAATTTgagaaaaataacaaagaatatattttgaatatcttattaaaatatatgatatattaattaaaaaaaaaaaaaacatttatacacattcatatatatttgtataattaaatgtactaataataaatataaaacttttgggagcaaacatttcttattgttgttattcatttgattgtgaataataatttggcacatttggcaaaaaaaaaaaaaaatcacgtttcACATTCAAATcatacaattaaatataattaaataaatgacatgtGTTAATTTGATTACAAttgttaattttaataattacataacttaaaaaaagttattgtcAACAAAGTGGCCCAACTAGGTGCAGTTACATTTGACCACTGACTGATGGCA is a window from the Vanacampus margaritifer isolate UIUO_Vmar chromosome 19, RoL_Vmar_1.0, whole genome shotgun sequence genome containing:
- the plcb4b gene encoding 1-phosphatidylinositol 4,5-bisphosphate phosphodiesterase beta-4 isoform X3, with product MSSDGFCRYLMSDENAPVFLDRLELYQDMDQPLAHYFISSSHNSYLTGRQFGGKSSVEMYRQALLSGCRCVELDCWDGKGEDQEPIITHGKAMCTDILFKDVIQAIKDTAFVTTELPVILSFENHCSKPQQYKMAKYCEEIFGDFLQKQPLDNFPIESGRPLPSPNDLKRKILIKNKRLKPEVEQKQLEAFKKHMEAGETNTTAIIMGEEDDTENGEKEPEDKDVTSEAPSSLSEATSDKEANSDSQPNAVSTKKVEERSNSIKKVPEDETTEISEATEAADATDISEASDPDNNKKGGEGSEDLEEALIAQYTYVGATTNIHPFLSAMVNYAQPVKFQSFDVAEEKNIHHNMSSFNESVGLGYLKTNAIEFVNYNKRQMSRIYPKGGRVDSSNYMPQIFWNAGCQMVSLNFQTPDLSMQLNQGKFEYNGSCGYLLKPDFMRRSDRMFDPFSETPVDGVIAATCSVQVFSGQFLSDKKIGTYVEVDMYGLPTDTIRKEFRTRMVMNNGLNPAYNEEPFVFRKVILPDLAVLRLAVYDDNNKLIGQRILPLDGLQAGYRHISLRNEGNKPLSLPTIFCQIILKTYVPDGFGAIVDALSDPKKFLTIAEKRADQMKALGIDTNDIADVPSGSSKNDKKGKGKGDTVKASVTPQSSSDVAQTSNAAQNNTAETKKDNALVPNVSIEDLKQMKTYIKLLKKQQKELSALKKKQLKDQNVMQKAHCTQVDKMVSAHDKEKSTLEKLLEKAIKKRGENNCQELKKETEDKIQTLLSDHKAKVKDITAQHTKEWSELISGHSSQEQEMKDAHVTQQCEHLKKLLSSVQDQQTGQLKLIHERQSKEMRANQAKMSMENSKAISQDKSIKNKAERERRVRELNSSNTKKFMDERKRLAMKHQKEMEQLEKNQKEQVEKLDKFNEQLLASHHANKQKGKGHATDGQVGGGDGTQTCHGGVSV